The following nucleotide sequence is from Acidimicrobiia bacterium.
TTGTTGCAGCTCCCGATGAGAGCGCGGCTTCAGCCCCTGGCAGAGCGTCCCAATAAAGTTCGATTCCAGGGCACACGACAAGAGAGTCGTATTCGATGGTCGCACCATCATCCAGATCGACGGTAGCGGCATTTGGGTCCAATGACACGACTGATTTCTGCACCCAGGTTACGCCTTCTGGCATGACGCGGGCAGTCGTCCGAACGCTCTTGTCGACGCTCGTCAGACCACCGCCGACCAGAGTCCATAGCGGCTGGTAGAAATGCACGCTTGAGGGTTCGATAACCGACACATCGAGATGTGTCTGTCGAGCGAGCCGAGCTGACAGCGAGATTCCGGCATTTCCGCCTCCGACGATTAGCACCCTTCGTCGCGAGTTCGTCTTCCGAGATCTCATCTGGCATTCCCGAGGTCAGCAACGGCTGAGCCAGCTATCTTGACCGCGTCGACAATGGACTCGTATCCGGTACACCGGCAGATGTTGCCGGATAGCCATTCACGTACCTGTTGATCGGAAGGGTTGGGTTCGTTGTCCAGCAATTCAATGATGGTGAGCACCATGCCGGGAGTGCAGAAGCCGCACTGCAGCCCGTGGCACTCCTTCATGGCGTGTTGCACCGGATGCAATTCGCCGGTTTCCGTCTCGAGACCCTCGATTGTCACGATGTCAGCACCTGACATCTGGGCTGCGTACAGGATGCAGGACCGAACGGATTTCCCGTTGAGCAAGACGGTGCATGCGCCGCAGGCACCGTGTTCACATCCGACATGGGTACCAGTCAACTCAAGGTCGCCACGCAAGAAGTCGGCCAAGGTCAAGCGTGGTTCGAC
It contains:
- a CDS encoding (2Fe-2S)-binding protein; the encoded protein is MTTDKISIELTVNGIRFLREVEPRLTLADFLRGDLELTGTHVGCEHGACGACTVLLNGKSVRSCILYAAQMSGADIVTIEGLETETGELHPVQHAMKECHGLQCGFCTPGMVLTIIELLDNEPNPSDQQVREWLSGNICRCTGYESIVDAVKIAGSAVADLGNAR